CTCGGCCTACTTCACTCAGTTTGTACACGAGATCTTGCAAATATCCTGCAAGACATTTCATCCTCAGATCATTTGAGCGTGCAGTAAAACAAGGGAAACACGAAAGGCAAGGAAAGTGTTtctaaaagttcagaaacacgTTGGTCGCTATATTTTTTCCAACATGTTGCCCCAAAAACTAATGTTTGACCTGATGTGATTATAACACAAAGCAAATTACTGGCCAAAATATATCAACGAGGGCAAGTTTTGGATGACATTGTACAGTTGtcggcggaaaaaaaaaagatacaaaatTGTTCTCGGTCCTTAAATTTCCATAGCAGAGATGCAATGACCACCATTTTGGATCATTATCTACTTATGTAAAACAAAGAATAAGTGCAACTTCCGAATGTAAAACTTCCGATATCTCAGCCAAATCACGAGCCATTGGATTCAAGTATATGTATTTCATGGCTTAAAACTAGGACCACAGGATTTTATCTAGATGAAACTTCTGCTGCGCTTCAATTCAAAACATGATCTTGTACCTGATCAGCAGATGATTCCTCCATTcccattttgaaaaattaaactaCCATGAGACCATTAAAGCAAATGGGTTGCAGTATATCCAATCCAATATGCACTAGAACACCGAGAGCATCACTGGGTCTATCTCAATCAATGCACTCCCATCACTTTTTCTTGAGAAAACTGTAGAGTTTTGAAAGTGAGAGAAGGCCAAACCCTTTTCTGTTTTGGATGAATTGATGATCCCTTGCCTCTCAAGCCTCTTCTTCCTGtccttcttcaccttcttcagGAGCTCCACATCATCATCAGCCTCGAGAATAGCTGCATTGGCAccaccccttctctctctcccgtccaaagagaaaaggaaggtgGTGGTCAGGAAAGAAACGGCAAGGCCTCTCCTGCTCACCGTTGCAATGGGGGTATCACTAAATGCATTGCAGATAACGATCTGGCTCTTCAAGTGGTTCTTGTGTGGATTAAATGCAGCTGGCGacaatgaagaagaggaagaggaagagcagGGGAGGAACAGGGGATTTGCAGTGGGAAGAAATGAGGTTGCCATTGTGCTCCCACCATCGCCTTTTGCTTAATCTTTCCTGGCAGCTTTTAGTGAGAAACTTGAGGCATTTGGCAGTTTGGAGCTTTCAGAGGATAAGGTTTGCTGGATTCTGTTATCTGATCCATTCACAGGGCAACTCAGTTTGGACATTTGAGTCATTTCCAGTATGAGAAACGACTAGTTTCTAACCACAAACTCTTACTCCCTCCTCATTTCAGACTAAGAACTAAGTTCGCCACTCGTCACCAAACTTGGTGGGAACCTCTACATATGGTTTGGGCTCTCGGATCCTTTCTTTCTCGttgttctcttttttgaatATCGGAAGGTGTGACCGGCCATTACTGATGCGTCCGACATCCGTTCGATCAATTTTCGTTGCGTTGGAATGCAAGTGATCGAGTTCTGGGATGTGAAATCGAAATAGGGAATTGCAAACCACCCTGTCCGGATTTATGAAAAGGACAGTGGTCCTCCCAGGGAAGTGATCACGGCTCATTATCCCTAAAATTAACTGCCTTTAGCAGTTATCACTTTAAAACGTAAATTTCGTTCTTTTAGTTAGGACGCTCTTTTCACAGAGAGAAGAATGGTGAGAAGAACGACAACAAACTCCTACTCCTCTCCTGAACGTAGTAATGGGATGAATAATCTCTCGAGGCTGCAACGAAAACATTTAATATGTGGAAACACAAAGTATATTTCATTGCATGATGTGCTTCTCTGATAAGTGATTCAAGTAAGTCTTGGGCTTGTTATTCTCGTCTAATCCGCCGCTTATGTATTGAGATGCGTTCCCTTTACACCCAACACCGCAAAATCGGGTGACCGGTCCCGTGTGATAACAAAAATTGATCATCCAATTCCAGTTGCGGTACAGGTGTCCAAAGATTCGTTTTGATGTGTAGAACCCATTTTGTATGTTTAAAATGTGTTTTTGGCCTAGTATGCAGCCGGTCAGCTTTTGGTCAAATCCTACGTCAAACTTAAGGGTTTAATAGTGACAATAAGGGTAAAATTTAAGGTGGCAACACACATAACTATTAGATTTTTCACgtggaaaaacaaaacaataatCTCATTAATGATCAatacataataataatattttctaaaattgatctttatgatttttttaaatcaataaGGTATTTGAGTCTCTTTGAACATTCGATTATTCGAATTAGTTGGGTTGTGTAATCCCCCATTCCATGCTAGCAATTAGTAAAACCACACATGTTTAAGATCTTAAGGGTGGCCTTAAGAGAATGCGCATATATAAAGACTggaatttagattttttttagaagtgTTAGGGACGCACGGTAGAAGCTTGATTGCCAAGAGAAAACTCAAATTCGACCGGTTGGACCATTTATCTTCACTTGAAAGTTTAAGCCGATGGATTATAAGCCAACCGATATGAGATTTCTCTAATCTCACTCACTCACATGTGCATCGTAATAATGTTCCCTTATGTGTAAATTCagtgttaggtttgctcccATTTACGTAAAAGCTCGGTGTTGGAATCAAATTTATTCAAGAActtaaactaatgagttatgagctaattaagatatattaattgctctatATCATATCGATTTTTTGatatatgatttttctaatataacCCACTCACACACGAGCATATGGAGATTGCATTTTCaagggaaaaatggaagatgcgAAGAAGAGATTTCCTCTACATGGATGATACCCATTGGTGCAACAAAAGACATCCTCTTTTTTTGTGCGAACATTTGTTTTTAACCTAGAACACCAATTCTATCAAGCCACGTCTAAAGAGGTGGCTTTTGAGACGGGAACAGATCAGAGGTTGAAACGTCAATTTCTTAGCACCTTTGAAATCTTTTGGGTAGTAACTTAGTGCTGGAGTGACTACAGAAAGACAACACATGTCCCCCTTGATTTGCATTGAATATCACGTTACCCAGTCACTTTTCGTaggctctctcttttttctcgaTCGATCGTGCAATCAAAGAGAAATTTCTCATGATCgtgcaatcaaatttaattgacgTTATGTCAatgtactcattccaattaattttcatccaaaaatTATCGATATGGACGATCATAGTTGTATGTGCCACGATCGTGACTGGGAAATTattacatctttttttttaaatagaaaaaagaagaagaaggaaagtaatACTACCATTTCTTATACCCATGGATTGTGCCAAATTGTAATTTAGGTGAACAATATGAAGATTAACAAAACTATGATTCTAAGTCCAGAGTTAGAAGACCAACATAGGCACCCTCTAAAGTTTGAGGGATAAATTTCCATCATAACTTTACTTCCTATCAAAAGAAAATACCTTAGCATATAGAGTAATTCAATGATTGAGacatgttctcctcctttttgtctttcgtttgtctttttttatttttggttgttttcttcttcttcttcttcctggaCGTGGGCAAAATCCTTGTGGGTTGCTGCCGCCCGGTCATCGCCGCCACGAGCCCTAATCGCAGTGCTTCCAGCAGTCGTCGATGCCCTTGCTGCCACCGTTTTGGTTGCTTTGAGAGCTGGGGGGCCACCACCATGTCCATTGTTTAGGGTAATATATGTAAGATGTAAATGTACTTCCTAAATTATTCTTAATTATGATTTCAAGCATAAGTTCTTATAATTGATTGTCGGTTAGTATCGAAAAGATTTTTTAGACCTATAGGCTAGGGCCACCACTGTACCTCTAAGTTTGCTAGTCCCCACGAGTTTTGCAGATTGATAAGGACGATATTCTTAAGGTTCGTTTGGTTTAGCTTTTGCCTGAACACTTTGATTTTTGCAAAAGACCTTTGATTTAAAAgggttttcatgaaaatcaaataGTATTTGGTAAAGCTATTGTTTCACATTCAACTCTATGGTCTCTCACTCACAATCctctcaaatgaaaaatgaaaaatcccgCTCGCTCCAATCATCGAACGGATGAGAACAGGCGATGGAGGACAACTCGAGCGATAGAGACAGCTCGGGGTGTATGTTAAGGTGGCACAATCTCAAGAGAGCTAGATCGAGAGACTAGTGGTGAATGTCGACCCTTGATGAAGCCGATTGGCTTTGCGCAACCCTGGAGCCCGATGAGCGTCCGGTCGATGACTTGAGTATCGATCTCCATCCGAAAGAGACGATGAATGGCGCCGAAGTGGTGGTGAAACAGGAATTGCGAAAATATTTCGTGAGGGCGATATTGGAAGAAACAAAATTATTAAATCTACGAAAAAAAGCATTTTCGGAATCTTGAAATCCAAAACTGATCTTGAGTTAGCATTAAGCTTTCACATTTACTAAGCACCTCAACTTTGGCATcgattcaccaaaaaaaaaaaattaaattaaattgacaccgaGACTTTAGAGGCCGAAAGGATTTTGTAAATGCTCTTCCGAATGCACCCTTAAATTACCTTTCCGAGTTCGAATGTGTACGCACGGCTTACACCGCGAAGAGAAAATTTTCTAGAGCAATACTTTTATCCTCTTAATGGTAGAGTCTTAAGCATTAAGCTTTCGTCTAATTCGTTTGTTCAGTAGGTTATATCCATATCTTGACTATCAATTTTAATGACTTCTTTGTCATTCACTTTTCGTTCATTTCCACAATCAATCTTTTCTTATGAAGCTGAGTAAGTCCTTAAACTACTTCGTTTAAACTTGAAGACGTAAAATTCGAAAGTATTCTCCgggataaagggaaaaaaaatattttctcttaattTAGGAGGACAACGGTAAGAAGGTAGACTTGACATCATCTTCGGATGGTTCTTGTCGGGTAGACTTATACAAGAATGACCTGAGCTTAGAGTGAGTCATTGGAGTTTCGACTCCTGCATTTTTAGATTGTGCTTTACACAGTGCTTGTTAACTAGCTTGCTGGCAACAAGCACTAAGCTTTCTTCTAATTCGTTCATTCGGTTGATTATATCCGTACCTTGACTATCAATTTCAATAACTTCTTTATTATCCACTTTTCTTTCATCTCTACAATCAATCTTTTCTTCATTCATATAGTTGAATCGCCATTTTGTCCATTTATTGACAGTTAAAATCGTGGTGAgactttgaccccaaaaaaaagaacaaaaaaatcgtGGTGAGACGTCTTGGGAAAGAGCGTCCCCATCTAAAAACGTCGTTAAATATCTTTTATCCAAACGATGCCATATTACTAAGACAAACAAAGAAACCCTAATTAGGAAGAGACAAAAGACAGCTGAAAAGCCTACGAAAAAGCTAGTCtccaatgattttttcttttttcgaccaaacaaaaaagatttcttttctttttttattttgtcttttgatTTCCAAGTCATTATTGCTtatcaagtttttctttttgaacaATAAAGAAATGGTTAAGCAATAATCGAGAATATAAGTGATGCTggggtttttccctttttctgatTTCTAAGTCATCATTGTTCATCAAGTTTTTCTTATTGAAGAACTAAATAAATGCTTAAGAAATAATCAAGAATATAAGTAATGCTAGGGGTTTAATGTTTCAAAAGAAAGCTATCTATTTAAAAGTTAATGTGGCAGATTATTAGTGGAAAGAGGTTTCATACCGTTTGAAACTCATGAGACGGAGAGtagaaaataacaataatgtaagataagataagatgtGAGAATTGAAAAATGTAACTGAAAAGAAAATTGGTCATTAAATTGCAATAGTAATGGACAATCCTTCCTCTGTCTCATGAACTTCAAACGGTATGAAACCTCACATCTTATCTTATGTTACATTGTTGTTATTTTCTACTAATGGTCATCATTCAATGCTCCTCTTTAATACCCAATAATCAGTTTCAATTTTCCAATTAAGAgggttcatatttttttttttgttgttgtagaAATTGTTGCATCCTTTACCCGTTGCTTTCCGATTAGGTGTTTAGTTCAGCTTTCTCAAAAGTTTTGGGTTTTCAAAGTCCCTTGACGGAATGCCAAGGTTTTTTACAAGCTTTTTCAAGGGCTATTTGGGCAAATGCCAGCCTTGAGAAGATCAAAAGCTCAATGTTGATCCCTACTATCATTAAGCTTTTAGCATTTGACCAATTGCTAGCCTaggtttaaatattttttttcttctaaaactaCCTCGCCAATTCTTCCAAATGCCAATTTGCCCCCTTGTTGTTATTGTTTATCTTCTTTGCTGCAAGGGCGGCTGGCGAGAGCCAACAAAACCAAATCTGGATAACAAAAGGTTAGAGAGAGGCCGACGATGTTGCACAACCCCACGCCAGCTTGAGGGTTTCAgtgattttaaataaaaaaataaaaaaaaaaaattcatccaaTGCCCTTTGCAAAGAAGTTTTTACCATACTATTTAACCTAAAGCCcattttcaaaagagtttttaccaaacacaatTTGCATTTCCCAAACCTCTTTAGCTAAAGGCATTTGTGTTTCCCACAACCCATTGCCAATGCCAAACCAAACATCTAACTCTCCACTTTTTCAAAACATCTTACCTTCTATACAAGATGTCCGAACAACAATTCAAGCACGAAATAAACAATACTTTGATGAGTAGTTTGTTTGATATGTTCAAATAGATATTTGCGGAGAAACAACATGAATGTTTTGAGCTTTGATCCAATGATTAATGTCGTTCCTAAATTTATAATTTGTACAATAACATGGTATCATAGCTCGGATTACCAACAAGTCTAGACTCAACAGTTATACGGGAGAATATGGATTGTCGCGATTTCTTCCTAGGGCTCAATATGTGATAAGAGATTGTTGGGGTTATCCTATATCGA
This genomic interval from Rhodamnia argentea isolate NSW1041297 chromosome 4, ASM2092103v1, whole genome shotgun sequence contains the following:
- the LOC115728580 gene encoding thylakoid lumenal 16.5 kDa protein, chloroplastic; protein product: MATSFLPTANPLFLPCSSSSSSSLSPAAFNPHKNHLKSQIVICNAFSDTPIATVSRRGLAVSFLTTTFLFSLDGRERRGGANAAILEADDDVELLKKVKKDRKKRLERQGIINSSKTEKGYLQDLVYKLSEVGRAIDNNDLSAASSVLGGSTETEWLQKANLALTKLTVSPEEKTEVDTFNSSVASLISSVTRKDIESSKVAFITSASAFERWTTLTGLVEVLKGL